In the genome of Nitrospirota bacterium, one region contains:
- a CDS encoding DUF4445 domain-containing protein codes for MSRKFKVIFQPAGRRGEIEEGTTILKAAQLLGVDLEALCGDKKVCGKCKVRIEEGYFEKDNLESGMSHIIPSEAGADELKHIKPEDGPGVRLACSSHIHGDLKVFVPERSRAGKQVVRKAASELTIALDPAVKKYPLTLTPPTLHEMTTGDYERVIKALEEIYGLKDLKFDFEVLLGLQDALRQGEWTITATVWQDREIVKVEPGHVDVCYGLAVDVGTTTCVGYLCDLSTGKVINTESMMNPQVPYGEDVMSRITYAMSNPEGLKTMQDAIITGLNEVINKVVSEVRKDGPNPGFAIDDLTIVFNTAMHHIFLGLNPVYIGRSPFIPAVQKSLDIKARDLGLKINPGSFIHVLPIEAGFVGADNVGVLIAREQYFQDDMVLIIDIGTNGELLLGNKDRVCSTSCATGPAFEGAQIKFGMRAAPGAIEKVLIDPATKEPQYKVIGKADWHTHIEGKIDAKGICGSAIIDVIAEMFKAGIIDKSGKFVTDANTSRIRKDEEGKPEYVLAWADQTSINQDITVTQGDVRALQLAKGALYAGVKLMMQKMGVTKLDRVELAGAFGSHIDREASLALGLFPDVPIDKVVVVGNAAGDGSRMTLLNRGKRIEADERARWVEFVEIATEPAFEKEFMMAMHIPHMKDKFPNLKALLEEQKAPIASSIKG; via the coding sequence ATGAGTCGTAAATTCAAGGTTATTTTCCAGCCTGCAGGCAGGCGGGGAGAAATAGAAGAGGGTACAACCATACTCAAGGCTGCACAGCTTCTGGGCGTTGACCTCGAAGCCCTCTGCGGCGATAAAAAAGTATGCGGCAAATGCAAGGTGCGGATCGAGGAGGGATATTTCGAAAAGGACAATCTCGAATCCGGCATGTCCCATATCATCCCTTCGGAGGCGGGTGCTGACGAACTGAAGCATATCAAGCCTGAGGACGGTCCCGGCGTTCGCCTGGCCTGTTCAAGCCATATCCATGGCGACCTCAAGGTCTTTGTCCCTGAGAGGTCGCGGGCAGGCAAGCAGGTGGTCAGAAAAGCGGCCAGTGAACTGACGATTGCACTCGATCCTGCAGTCAAAAAATATCCTCTGACGCTGACGCCGCCAACACTGCATGAGATGACGACCGGCGACTATGAACGCGTTATAAAGGCCCTTGAGGAGATCTATGGCTTGAAAGATCTGAAGTTCGATTTTGAGGTGCTGCTTGGGCTGCAGGATGCGCTTCGCCAGGGCGAATGGACCATTACGGCCACGGTTTGGCAGGACAGGGAGATCGTAAAGGTTGAGCCCGGTCATGTGGATGTCTGCTACGGTCTGGCCGTTGACGTCGGGACAACCACCTGTGTCGGTTATCTCTGCGACCTGTCAACCGGCAAGGTGATCAATACCGAGTCGATGATGAACCCCCAGGTCCCCTATGGCGAAGACGTCATGTCCAGAATTACGTACGCCATGTCAAACCCTGAGGGTCTCAAGACCATGCAGGATGCGATCATCACCGGCTTAAACGAGGTCATCAATAAGGTCGTGAGCGAGGTCAGAAAGGACGGCCCGAACCCGGGCTTTGCGATAGATGACCTGACGATCGTCTTCAATACTGCGATGCATCACATATTCCTCGGACTGAACCCGGTCTATATCGGCCGCTCACCGTTCATTCCGGCAGTACAAAAATCACTCGATATCAAGGCCCGCGATCTTGGACTGAAGATCAATCCGGGTTCGTTTATCCATGTGCTGCCGATCGAGGCAGGGTTTGTCGGCGCCGATAATGTCGGCGTGCTGATTGCCAGAGAGCAGTATTTCCAGGATGACATGGTCCTGATCATCGATATCGGCACCAACGGAGAACTCCTGCTTGGCAACAAGGACAGGGTATGCTCAACATCCTGCGCAACCGGCCCGGCGTTTGAAGGAGCACAGATCAAGTTCGGCATGCGTGCAGCACCGGGTGCAATCGAGAAGGTGCTGATCGACCCTGCCACCAAAGAGCCCCAGTACAAGGTGATCGGCAAGGCTGACTGGCATACGCATATCGAGGGCAAGATCGATGCAAAGGGTATCTGCGGATCAGCCATCATTGACGTGATTGCCGAGATGTTCAAGGCCGGCATTATTGATAAGTCCGGCAAGTTCGTAACTGACGCCAATACGAGCCGGATACGCAAGGATGAGGAAGGGAAGCCGGAGTACGTCCTCGCATGGGCAGACCAGACCTCGATTAATCAGGACATAACGGTCACGCAGGGAGATGTCAGGGCGCTTCAGCTTGCAAAGGGAGCGCTCTATGCCGGCGTGAAGCTGATGATGCAGAAGATGGGCGTCACCAAGCTTGACCGTGTCGAGCTTGCTGGTGCATTCGGTAGCCACATTGACCGTGAGGCATCACTGGCATTGGGACTCTTTCCTGATGTGCCGATCGACAAGGTTGTCGTTGTCGGTAACGCAGCAGGTGACGGTTCACGCATGACCCTCCTGAACAGGGGCAAGCGCATCGAGGCTGATGAGCGGGCCAGATGGGTTGAGTTTGTCGAGATCGCAACCGAGCCGGCATTCGAAAAAGAGTTTATGATGGCGATGCATATTCCGCATATGAAGGACAAGTTCCCGAATCTGAAGGCTCTGCTTGAAGAGCAGAAGGCGCCGATTGCTTCATCCATAAAGGGATAG
- a CDS encoding methyl-accepting chemotaxis protein: protein MSALSIFLAIFLALSLFLNSILFFRRPSVKTGRQLDEYLARNATGRPDISRTLDAGNGQSDNLGYFNAFLARIRDIFVKTFSIGHSLTKTSDSMKSDSGKLLDMADKTSFQATQVATAMEQMSATINEIAQNASTVATSSGRTMENANSAEHDIVENVKSIQLLAENVSTWAETNKALSRATSKIDEIILVIKDIADQTNLLALNAAIEAARAGEQGRGFAVVADEVRKLADKTAKATKEIAVMIQDIKQKADQSLQTMDTTLQGVSESIARSDSAEESLKKIVAEMKQISDMIHQMATASEEQSKVSEDVLSNMSKVSEYAAETKKFASSISGSSDAIAATANGLFSQLCGIKKDQVDVLMEEHLKSITADLTKRLEEAVRQSRTDMDSLFDENYVRTAEEGKFSVRSTRFFDAEVLPLLKQWVQADKRLIYVVAMDRNGYMPTHLMPARALVRMSDPVSLNGAKSTVLLGQAFRRPIAAGGELAIDVAMPIMVGSRHWGCLRLGYLPDVGA from the coding sequence ATGAGCGCGCTGAGCATTTTTTTAGCGATATTCCTTGCCCTTTCCCTGTTTCTCAACAGCATTCTTTTTTTCAGAAGACCCTCGGTCAAAACGGGCCGGCAGCTCGATGAATATCTTGCCAGGAATGCCACCGGCAGGCCTGACATATCAAGAACGCTTGATGCAGGAAACGGGCAGAGCGATAACCTCGGCTATTTCAACGCATTTCTTGCGAGGATCCGGGATATCTTTGTTAAGACCTTTTCGATCGGCCATAGTCTTACCAAAACATCGGACAGCATGAAAAGCGATTCAGGAAAGCTCCTGGACATGGCCGATAAAACCAGTTTCCAGGCAACACAGGTGGCGACCGCTATGGAGCAGATGAGCGCCACAATCAATGAAATTGCGCAGAATGCCTCAACCGTTGCCACATCCAGCGGCCGTACCATGGAGAATGCGAACAGCGCTGAACACGATATCGTCGAGAACGTTAAGAGTATCCAGCTTCTGGCTGAAAATGTTTCTACATGGGCAGAGACGAACAAAGCCCTTTCCAGGGCAACCTCAAAGATCGATGAGATCATCCTTGTGATCAAGGATATCGCTGACCAGACAAATCTCCTTGCCCTGAACGCTGCGATTGAGGCAGCCCGCGCCGGGGAGCAGGGACGCGGCTTTGCTGTTGTTGCGGACGAAGTGAGGAAGCTTGCGGATAAGACGGCAAAGGCGACGAAGGAGATCGCCGTGATGATCCAGGATATCAAGCAGAAGGCTGACCAGTCTCTCCAGACCATGGATACCACGCTTCAGGGTGTGAGCGAAAGCATTGCAAGGTCGGACAGCGCTGAAGAATCACTCAAGAAGATCGTTGCCGAGATGAAACAGATCTCCGACATGATCCATCAGATGGCCACGGCCTCTGAAGAGCAGTCCAAGGTCTCAGAAGATGTTCTTTCGAATATGAGCAAGGTGTCAGAGTATGCTGCGGAAACGAAGAAATTTGCATCGAGCATATCAGGTTCGAGTGACGCTATTGCTGCCACAGCCAACGGCCTTTTCAGTCAGCTCTGCGGCATCAAGAAGGACCAGGTGGACGTTTTGATGGAGGAGCATCTCAAGTCCATTACGGCTGATCTTACCAAAAGGCTCGAAGAGGCAGTGAGGCAGTCCAGGACCGATATGGATTCTCTTTTTGACGAAAACTATGTCAGGACTGCAGAAGAAGGCAAGTTCAGCGTCCGCTCAACCCGATTTTTTGATGCTGAGGTGCTGCCTCTGCTTAAACAGTGGGTGCAGGCGGACAAGAGGCTTATCTATGTCGTCGCCATGGACAGGAATGGCTATATGCCTACCCATCTCATGCCTGCGAGGGCTCTGGTTCGGATGAGCGATCCGGTGTCTCTTAACGGCGCAAAAAGTACTGTACTGCTCGGCCAGGCATTCCGTCGGCCGATCGCAGCAGGCGGTGAGCTTGCAATTGACGTTGCCATGCCGATCATGGTTGGGAGCCGTCACTGGGGATGTCTGAGGTTAGGGTATCTCCCTGATGTCGGAGCATAG
- a CDS encoding (Fe-S)-binding protein, with the protein MNDKKESFTRNLTPMQVMELDACTQCGECLKHCPVQEVTNRPSISTPEKIRVFREFIKATGGLKARFFNPKEIDKAVLEDFTRAVFECTTCGACGQKCAVGIFTQRLWPYLRKEMFDRGLVDYEILINMPAAIKKSGNPYNFPVEERFKPWFPEQVKVADKSEIAYYAGCSGVYGAKPMVRGDVLVLDAIGDPFTMLTEEEEVCCGFPLFISGQHEMLGDLTKRLVKAYKAKGTKVLVCSCPCCVNIMTRDWPAFYGEALPFQIRHMTQYVADALKQRKITVTKELKERIIYHDPCYLSRGVGVIEEPREVLRAIPGIELLEFDRHGLESRCCGAGGAVRKVFNENAIAMGRLAIDEAVAKKADKLILSCPACYGKVNEAMQEHDRKIPIVDIMELFAQYVERVVP; encoded by the coding sequence ATGAACGATAAGAAAGAGTCCTTTACCAGGAACCTGACGCCGATGCAGGTGATGGAACTGGATGCCTGCACCCAGTGCGGTGAGTGTCTTAAGCACTGCCCTGTTCAGGAAGTGACCAACAGACCTTCCATATCCACACCGGAGAAGATCAGGGTCTTCAGGGAATTTATCAAGGCAACGGGCGGGCTTAAGGCGCGGTTCTTCAACCCTAAAGAGATAGACAAAGCAGTGCTTGAAGATTTTACCAGGGCTGTCTTTGAATGCACGACCTGCGGAGCCTGCGGCCAGAAATGTGCTGTCGGCATCTTTACGCAGCGGCTCTGGCCCTATCTCAGAAAAGAGATGTTCGACCGCGGCCTTGTGGACTACGAGATTTTAATAAACATGCCTGCGGCAATAAAAAAGTCCGGCAACCCCTATAACTTTCCGGTCGAAGAACGGTTCAAGCCCTGGTTTCCTGAGCAGGTGAAGGTGGCTGATAAGTCAGAAATAGCCTATTATGCCGGCTGCTCCGGCGTGTATGGCGCAAAGCCGATGGTAAGGGGCGATGTGCTGGTGCTTGACGCCATCGGCGATCCATTTACCATGCTCACAGAGGAGGAGGAGGTCTGCTGCGGGTTCCCTCTCTTCATATCAGGCCAGCACGAGATGCTTGGAGACCTTACAAAAAGGCTTGTCAAGGCGTACAAGGCAAAGGGTACAAAGGTCCTTGTCTGCTCCTGCCCCTGCTGCGTAAATATTATGACCAGAGACTGGCCGGCCTTCTACGGAGAGGCGCTTCCGTTTCAGATCAGGCATATGACCCAGTATGTTGCCGATGCCCTGAAGCAGAGGAAGATTACGGTAACAAAGGAATTGAAGGAACGAATTATCTATCACGATCCCTGCTATCTGAGCCGGGGCGTGGGTGTTATTGAAGAGCCGAGGGAAGTGCTCAGGGCTATCCCGGGGATTGAACTCCTGGAGTTCGACCGGCATGGGCTTGAGTCACGCTGCTGCGGGGCCGGCGGAGCTGTCAGAAAGGTGTTTAATGAAAATGCCATTGCAATGGGCAGGCTTGCGATTGACGAGGCTGTTGCCAAAAAGGCGGACAAACTTATTCTGAGCTGCCCGGCCTGCTATGGCAAGGTGAATGAGGCAATGCAGGAGCATGACAGAAAGATCCCGATTGTTGACATTATGGAGCTTTTCGCCCAGTATGTGGAGCGGGTCGTTCCATGA
- a CDS encoding cysteate synthase: protein MSHFTIICRGCGKELTDVYCAFCEHCKDSLLVTNYNDPFRDDCGKGIWKFNWLPVHTPAFDQPGTIVYRSQWLARHLGLENLFIAFNGYWPERGAMLETCTFKEFEAAIVLQNAVENNVEGLIVASAGNTARAFAHLSVVAGFPAIIVVPRMCLMEMWYLESSSMVPTLAVGDGDYSDSIDVARRIAAISGFPFEGGVKNIAKRDGLGSTILEAVSKIGELPDHYFQAVGSGTGGIGVWEMSERFLRDGRFGSNLPKLHLAQNLPFAPMVHAWEKKSRGLFEEDLRPELIGQISTRVLSTRYPAYSVKGGVFDAMQACGGAMYGVTNREVFESLELFSNLEGIDLVPASAVAVGALRQSIEMGMIKKDETVLLNITGGGELMLGREKKIYNVEPEFVSKKITDKEIEELVCRILKNN, encoded by the coding sequence ATGAGCCATTTTACGATAATCTGCAGAGGGTGCGGTAAGGAGCTTACCGATGTCTATTGTGCGTTCTGCGAGCACTGCAAAGACTCTTTGCTTGTAACGAACTATAACGACCCGTTCAGGGATGACTGTGGAAAGGGCATCTGGAAATTTAACTGGCTGCCTGTGCATACGCCGGCATTTGATCAGCCCGGTACAATAGTCTACCGTTCACAGTGGCTTGCGCGTCACCTGGGGCTTGAAAACCTCTTTATCGCCTTCAATGGGTACTGGCCGGAGCGGGGGGCAATGCTTGAGACCTGCACATTTAAGGAGTTCGAGGCAGCCATAGTCCTTCAAAACGCAGTGGAAAACAATGTCGAAGGGTTGATCGTGGCATCGGCAGGAAATACGGCCAGGGCCTTTGCGCACCTCTCCGTGGTTGCCGGTTTCCCTGCGATAATCGTGGTGCCGCGCATGTGCCTCATGGAGATGTGGTATCTTGAAAGTTCATCCATGGTGCCGACGCTTGCGGTCGGTGACGGAGACTACTCGGACTCAATCGACGTTGCCAGACGGATCGCCGCGATCTCCGGGTTCCCCTTTGAAGGCGGTGTAAAAAATATAGCCAAGCGCGACGGCCTCGGCTCTACGATTCTTGAGGCGGTCTCGAAGATCGGGGAATTGCCCGACCACTATTTCCAGGCAGTCGGCAGCGGCACTGGAGGCATTGGGGTATGGGAAATGTCTGAGCGGTTTCTCAGGGATGGACGGTTCGGCTCAAACCTGCCCAAACTGCATCTTGCACAGAATCTGCCCTTTGCGCCGATGGTCCATGCCTGGGAGAAAAAAAGCAGAGGGCTGTTTGAGGAAGACCTCAGGCCGGAACTCATCGGCCAGATATCGACGCGTGTTCTTTCGACCCGTTATCCTGCCTATTCGGTCAAGGGTGGTGTTTTTGATGCGATGCAGGCATGCGGCGGCGCCATGTACGGCGTTACGAACCGGGAAGTATTCGAATCGCTGGAGTTGTTCAGTAACCTTGAGGGAATAGATCTGGTGCCTGCTTCTGCGGTGGCGGTCGGTGCTTTGAGACAGTCAATAGAAATGGGTATGATAAAAAAAGATGAAACCGTGCTGCTGAATATTACCGGAGGGGGAGAACTGATGCTCGGCAGAGAGAAAAAGATCTACAATGTGGAGCCTGAGTTTGTTTCAAAGAAGATAACAGACAAGGAGATTGAGGAACTGGTATGCAGAATCCTGAAGAACAACTGA
- the comE gene encoding sulfopyruvate decarboxylase subunit beta — protein MQNPEEQLISILKSGGVDFTASLPCEKIKVLLEMVSAQFFHVPLTREEEGVGIAAGAALAGKRPALFIQSSGIGNMINALLSLTGFYELPLAIFVSQRGIYQEKIAAQFPMGRGLPKILRGAGIAHTLVSSAEDFAVIPRKLRTVYQKNRIHAFLLSPAIWEGSSARSTLALDQRPIACMISGQRSVVSPPECRRYDVIETIAPYLAGKVVVSNLGWPSKELYALKHQPSNFYMLGSMGMASPIGLGISLSSEKEVVVIDGDGSLLMNPGVLATAAHVSPENLTILAIDNSSYGSTGSQETLTGSCVDLELVARGFGIGNTVKAVTKEQLVSAITQQKKGMKFIHALALPGNRDLPNIPIDHIAIKTEVQNFLKIEQIPSELCRP, from the coding sequence ATGCAGAATCCTGAAGAACAACTGATATCCATACTGAAGTCAGGAGGGGTCGACTTTACCGCTTCACTGCCGTGCGAGAAGATCAAGGTCCTGCTTGAAATGGTTTCTGCGCAGTTTTTTCATGTGCCGCTTACACGCGAAGAAGAAGGGGTTGGCATTGCTGCCGGCGCCGCACTGGCAGGGAAACGGCCAGCCCTGTTTATCCAGAGTTCAGGCATCGGCAACATGATCAATGCCCTCCTGTCGCTGACCGGTTTCTATGAACTGCCGCTTGCGATCTTTGTGAGTCAGCGGGGCATTTATCAGGAGAAGATTGCGGCCCAGTTCCCCATGGGCCGGGGCCTGCCGAAGATTCTGAGGGGTGCAGGCATTGCCCACACCCTCGTCAGTTCAGCGGAGGATTTTGCAGTCATACCGCGGAAACTGAGGACGGTTTATCAAAAGAACCGAATCCATGCTTTCCTCCTGAGCCCTGCGATATGGGAAGGTTCTTCGGCAAGGAGCACGCTTGCTCTCGATCAGCGGCCCATAGCCTGTATGATTTCCGGGCAGCGCAGTGTAGTCTCACCGCCTGAATGCAGACGCTATGACGTGATCGAGACGATTGCCCCCTATCTTGCAGGCAAAGTGGTGGTGAGCAACCTCGGATGGCCCTCAAAAGAACTGTATGCCCTGAAACATCAGCCGTCCAATTTTTATATGCTGGGCAGCATGGGAATGGCCTCTCCTATCGGACTTGGCATCAGTCTTTCCTCAGAAAAAGAGGTCGTAGTGATCGACGGCGACGGCAGCCTGCTTATGAACCCCGGCGTGCTTGCGACCGCTGCTCATGTTTCGCCTGAAAACCTGACCATTCTTGCAATCGACAACAGTTCGTATGGTTCGACAGGGAGCCAGGAAACCCTGACGGGATCCTGCGTTGACCTTGAACTTGTTGCAAGAGGTTTTGGCATCGGCAACACGGTGAAGGCGGTGACAAAAGAGCAGTTGGTTTCGGCAATTACGCAGCAGAAGAAGGGGATGAAATTTATCCATGCCCTTGCCCTGCCGGGAAACAGGGATCTGCCGAATATCCCGATTGACCATATAGCAATAAAGACAGAGGTCCAGAATTTCCTGAAGATAGAGCAGATACCATCCGAATTGTGCCGCCCCTGA
- a CDS encoding PAS domain S-box protein: MSLRLLSRFVTIGLKLLVAIAATELLIMLVFNVMHIETMLSPLLIMLADTLLLSIAASVMIFVWVVRPMRSAEEFMSVEEKLRESESQYRLLFDNNPSPVWLYDEETLAFLAVNRAATAHYGYSESDFLQMTIRDIRPPEDISLLMEHFEEYPEGTRAVLVRHRKKSGDIMDVQITSQPMIFKDRKARIVVVQDVTERLSHLKLIEKSEARYRLLFESSKDAIYITQREGPFLDMNRATLDLFGYSKEEMVGMDIRRVYANPEARDRFQTEIEKNGFLRDYEICFKNREGRELDCLLTSTLIIDEQDNILGYQGIIRDITDRKKMEAQLYQAKQDWEETFNTITDMITVHDRDFHIIRANKAAEQILGLPFLEMTKVKCYEYYHGTGCPPEGCPSCQVLKTAVASTAEVFEPHLNRFIEIRAIPRLDKDNELAGLIHVVRDISEQKKLAEQLRQSQKMEAVGQLAGGIAHDFNNILTAITGYGYLCHMKMDQTDPLRTNVEQILEAAERAATLTHSLLAFSRKQVISLKLINLNDLVMRFEKLLRRLVPEDIDFNTVCSAENIMVMADSGQIEQVLMNLVANARDAMPDSGKLVITTSLADVDDQFMKLDGHGKPGTYALVTVSDTGIGMDEETQRKIFEPFFTTKAQGKGTGLGLAMVYGIVKQHEGYILVRSRPGSGTTFSIYLPILRPHDRSGPEETSRGAVSVKGGSETILIAEDDPALRKLEKTVLTQFGYTVIEAVDGEDAVLKFVENRDSIRLLILDVIMPRKNGKEVYDDIGILSPGMKVLFMSGYASDIIGPKGLPVEGLNFINKPISPRDLLEKVRWLLDT; this comes from the coding sequence ATGTCCCTTAGATTGCTGTCCCGCTTTGTCACGATCGGACTGAAACTGCTTGTAGCCATAGCTGCTACAGAGCTGCTTATTATGCTTGTATTCAATGTCATGCATATTGAAACCATGCTGTCTCCCCTTCTGATAATGCTGGCAGACACCCTGCTTTTGAGCATTGCAGCCTCTGTCATGATTTTTGTCTGGGTTGTAAGGCCGATGCGGTCTGCCGAGGAGTTCATGTCCGTGGAGGAGAAACTCCGGGAATCCGAGAGCCAGTACCGGCTCCTGTTTGATAACAATCCCAGTCCGGTCTGGCTGTATGATGAGGAGACGCTTGCTTTTCTTGCCGTAAACAGGGCAGCAACCGCTCATTACGGGTATTCAGAGAGCGACTTCCTGCAGATGACGATCAGGGACATCAGACCGCCCGAGGATATTTCCCTGCTGATGGAGCACTTTGAAGAATATCCGGAGGGGACGAGGGCTGTTCTGGTGAGGCACCGGAAAAAAAGCGGTGATATCATGGATGTCCAGATCACCTCCCAGCCCATGATCTTTAAGGACAGGAAGGCCAGGATCGTTGTGGTTCAGGATGTCACGGAAAGACTGAGCCATCTGAAACTGATCGAAAAAAGTGAAGCGCGCTACCGCCTGCTGTTTGAAAGCTCAAAAGATGCTATATACATAACGCAGAGAGAGGGACCGTTTCTTGATATGAACCGCGCAACGCTCGATCTGTTCGGGTATTCGAAAGAAGAGATGGTCGGTATGGATATCCGCAGAGTCTATGCAAACCCTGAAGCCCGCGATCGTTTTCAGACAGAGATAGAGAAGAACGGATTTCTCAGGGACTATGAAATCTGCTTTAAAAACCGGGAGGGACGCGAGCTCGACTGTCTTCTTACGTCCACACTTATCATTGACGAACAGGACAATATCCTGGGCTATCAGGGCATTATACGCGATATTACGGACCGCAAGAAGATGGAGGCCCAGCTGTACCAGGCAAAGCAGGATTGGGAAGAGACGTTCAACACCATCACGGACATGATCACGGTGCATGACAGGGATTTTCATATTATCCGGGCGAACAAGGCTGCTGAACAGATACTCGGCCTGCCGTTTCTGGAAATGACTAAGGTCAAATGCTATGAGTATTACCACGGCACCGGCTGTCCGCCTGAGGGCTGCCCCAGCTGCCAGGTCCTGAAGACGGCGGTGGCATCAACCGCTGAGGTATTCGAGCCCCACCTCAACCGGTTTATCGAAATACGGGCTATACCCCGTCTGGACAAAGATAACGAGCTTGCAGGACTTATTCACGTTGTCAGGGATATCTCGGAACAAAAAAAACTTGCCGAACAGCTCCGGCAGTCGCAGAAGATGGAGGCAGTGGGCCAGCTTGCGGGTGGCATAGCGCACGACTTCAACAATATCCTCACGGCGATAACAGGCTATGGGTACCTCTGCCATATGAAGATGGACCAGACTGACCCCCTGCGGACGAACGTGGAGCAGATTCTTGAGGCAGCAGAAAGAGCTGCGACACTTACCCACAGTCTGCTTGCCTTCAGCCGGAAGCAGGTGATCAGTTTGAAGCTGATCAATCTGAACGACCTTGTAATGAGGTTCGAAAAACTTCTCCGCAGGCTGGTCCCGGAAGACATCGATTTTAATACGGTCTGCTCGGCAGAGAATATCATGGTGATGGCAGATTCAGGCCAGATCGAGCAGGTCCTGATGAACCTGGTCGCAAATGCCCGCGATGCCATGCCGGACTCGGGGAAACTGGTGATTACGACCAGTCTGGCTGACGTTGATGATCAATTCATGAAATTGGACGGACACGGCAAGCCGGGCACCTATGCCCTTGTAACCGTTTCAGATACCGGTATTGGTATGGATGAAGAAACGCAGCGGAAGATCTTTGAGCCTTTTTTTACCACCAAAGCGCAGGGCAAGGGCACCGGCCTCGGCCTTGCCATGGTCTACGGTATTGTGAAACAGCATGAGGGGTATATTCTGGTCAGGAGCCGGCCGGGGTCAGGAACGACCTTCAGTATTTATCTGCCTATATTGCGCCCTCATGACAGATCTGGACCGGAAGAGACCAGCAGAGGGGCTGTTTCGGTCAAGGGCGGTTCCGAGACGATACTGATCGCCGAAGATGATCCTGCCTTAAGAAAACTCGAGAAGACGGTCTTGACCCAGTTCGGCTACACGGTTATCGAAGCGGTTGATGGGGAGGATGCTGTCTTGAAATTTGTTGAAAACAGGGATAGTATCAGGCTGCTGATCCTTGATGTGATCATGCCCAGGAAAAATGGCAAAGAGGTTTATGATGATATAGGGATACTCAGTCCCGGCATGAAAGTCTTATTCATGAGCGGCTATGCCTCAGACATCATCGGGCCAAAGGGGCTTCCTGTTGAAGGACTCAATTTCATTAATAAACCTATCTCCCCGCGGGATCTCCTCGAAAAAGTGCGCTGGCTCCTCGATACCTGA
- a CDS encoding ATP-binding protein: MEKFIAFKCSSQNDQFVFKGISEPDPVTFDEIIGIGELIDELRGNTEQFLEGLPCNNALLYGPRGTGKSSIVKALLNAYESRGLRMIEMPRDSLAHILDIADIVRKRKEYFIVFCDDLTFDKDEKSYRHIKTVLEGGIETRPQNMLIYATSNRRHLMPETIGENQRDPKGELHPEEAVEEKISLSDRFGLRLGFQYFDFDIYFDIIKNYARIRKFSVDRDELRRLAMQWSISHGSFSGRTARQFIDDLEGKLRKRKWKGR; this comes from the coding sequence ATGGAAAAGTTTATTGCATTTAAGTGCTCATCGCAGAATGACCAGTTTGTCTTTAAAGGCATTTCTGAGCCGGATCCCGTTACCTTTGACGAGATCATCGGTATCGGGGAACTTATCGATGAACTCAGAGGAAATACCGAACAGTTCCTCGAAGGACTGCCCTGCAATAACGCGCTTTTGTATGGGCCGCGCGGAACCGGAAAATCGTCGATCGTCAAGGCGCTCCTCAATGCATATGAAAGCAGAGGCCTCAGGATGATCGAGATGCCGAGAGACAGCCTTGCCCATATCCTCGATATTGCTGATATTGTTCGGAAACGAAAAGAATATTTTATTGTCTTCTGTGATGACCTGACCTTTGATAAGGACGAAAAGTCCTATCGGCATATCAAGACCGTACTTGAAGGTGGTATCGAGACAAGGCCTCAAAACATGCTCATCTATGCAACCTCAAACCGCCGCCATCTCATGCCGGAAACGATTGGAGAGAACCAGCGTGATCCGAAGGGAGAACTGCATCCTGAGGAGGCAGTTGAGGAAAAAATCTCCCTATCTGACCGTTTCGGCCTCCGTTTAGGCTTTCAGTATTTTGATTTCGATATCTATTTTGACATTATAAAAAACTATGCCCGGATCAGAAAGTTCAGCGTTGACCGCGACGAACTACGGAGACTGGCAATGCAGTGGTCCATCTCCCACGGCAGTTTCTCGGGACGGACGGCACGACAGTTCATAGACGACCTCGAAGGAAAACTCAGGAAAAGGAAATGGAAAGGCCGGTAG